One window from the genome of Candidatus Chlorohelix allophototropha encodes:
- a CDS encoding DnaJ domain-containing protein, giving the protein MKNYYELLEVNIGAQPEQIKANYRRLAKKFHPDLNPDNPKAADQFLAIQQAYEILGDPQKRLAYDSILQKSATSHSVESEDDWFGVGAYAAAATKTYQQEVRSTPKRCSMSKPHMPRTSYLSYRVRITLQELFRGAKRTINVGQTHTCGRCRGARVLPHKAQTCPRCDGNGFLVSFEILEINIPPGMLPDMSMRIEMRHWIDNVPHPLHMPYATSIHVLVELLPHPQFQIEGRDLYTTVEVPLEVLAKGGEWALPAPEGGELIFKIPAHSLSGETITIRRHGLLKGSSHRRGNLYCKLIPKPQ; this is encoded by the coding sequence ATGAAAAATTATTATGAATTACTCGAAGTAAATATAGGGGCACAGCCCGAACAAATAAAGGCAAACTATCGGCGTTTAGCCAAGAAATTTCACCCTGACTTGAATCCTGACAACCCCAAGGCAGCAGATCAATTTCTGGCTATACAACAGGCTTACGAAATTCTTGGCGATCCTCAAAAACGGCTTGCCTACGATTCCATCCTTCAAAAAAGCGCTACATCCCATAGTGTTGAATCGGAAGACGATTGGTTTGGGGTTGGCGCCTATGCTGCGGCTGCCACCAAAACTTATCAACAGGAAGTGCGTTCAACCCCCAAACGCTGCTCTATGAGCAAACCGCATATGCCGCGTACTTCTTACTTGAGTTACCGGGTCAGAATTACTTTACAAGAGCTTTTTAGAGGAGCGAAACGTACTATCAACGTTGGACAAACTCACACTTGTGGGCGTTGCAGAGGGGCACGTGTACTACCTCACAAAGCTCAAACCTGCCCTCGTTGTGATGGTAACGGATTTCTGGTTTCTTTTGAAATATTAGAAATAAATATTCCACCCGGAATGTTACCGGATATGTCGATGCGAATAGAAATGCGTCATTGGATAGATAATGTTCCGCATCCGCTACATATGCCCTATGCAACCAGTATTCACGTTCTGGTTGAACTATTGCCACACCCACAATTCCAGATAGAAGGACGTGATTTATATACTACCGTTGAAGTGCCTTTAGAGGTCTTAGCAAAGGGGGGAGAATGGGCTTTACCCGCGCCGGAGGGAGGCGAGCTAATATTTAAAATACCGGCGCATTCCCTTAGCGGTGAAACTATCACTATTCGGCGGCATGGGCTTTTGAAAGGTTCTTCACATCGGCGTGGGAACTTGTACTGCAAGCTAATTCCCAAGCCTCAATGA
- a CDS encoding NAD(P)/FAD-dependent oxidoreductase, translating into MSQILSSSKTFPQKADVVIIGGGVLGTSIAWNLAKRGCTNIVILERDLLGSGSTAKAAGGVRQQFSTKANIRICIYSVDFFKHFNQRLGMEPDETGANFKQVGYLFLITRPEDMEVFKKNAALQQGLGVPVEVLTNEQVSKRWDFLMTEDVIGATFCPTDGYASTTDVVFAYARQARKMGVKVWENTEVTAIKRRGRELLSLETNRGEISAGIVVGCAGAWSGILGEMLDVEIPVEPVKRQAFFTEPFSEIPAQIPFVIDMLNGFHFRREGPGFLMGESDLTQKPGFDITLDWNWLDTVAEHAMYRVPALERARILSGWAGLYDTSPDHNGIIGKVPELDNFYLATGFSGHGFMQSPAVGLSISELIIDGDIKTVEVAELNIERFRTGNYNRERNVL; encoded by the coding sequence ATGTCACAAATCCTGTCCAGTTCTAAAACATTTCCCCAAAAGGCTGATGTCGTAATAATCGGTGGGGGAGTATTGGGAACTAGTATTGCTTGGAATCTGGCAAAACGTGGCTGTACCAATATAGTAATTCTTGAGCGCGATTTGTTAGGGTCAGGTTCAACCGCGAAAGCGGCAGGGGGAGTGCGGCAGCAATTCTCTACTAAAGCCAATATTCGTATTTGTATATACTCGGTGGATTTTTTCAAACATTTTAACCAGCGGCTTGGGATGGAACCGGACGAAACAGGCGCAAATTTCAAACAGGTTGGCTACCTCTTTCTTATTACCAGACCTGAAGATATGGAAGTCTTCAAGAAAAATGCGGCGCTTCAGCAAGGTCTAGGTGTACCGGTTGAAGTTCTGACAAATGAACAAGTTTCGAAAAGGTGGGATTTTCTAATGACTGAGGATGTCATCGGCGCAACTTTTTGTCCGACCGATGGTTATGCCAGCACCACCGATGTAGTTTTCGCTTACGCTAGACAAGCCCGCAAAATGGGGGTCAAAGTTTGGGAAAATACTGAGGTTACCGCTATTAAACGGCGCGGTCGGGAATTGCTTAGCCTTGAAACTAATCGGGGTGAGATTTCTGCCGGAATAGTGGTGGGTTGTGCCGGAGCATGGAGTGGCATTTTAGGAGAGATGCTAGATGTAGAAATCCCGGTTGAGCCGGTCAAGCGGCAGGCTTTCTTTACTGAGCCTTTTTCAGAAATCCCGGCGCAAATTCCTTTCGTCATTGATATGCTAAACGGCTTTCATTTTCGGCGGGAAGGTCCCGGTTTCTTGATGGGAGAAAGCGACCTTACTCAAAAACCCGGTTTTGATATAACACTGGATTGGAATTGGCTTGATACGGTGGCGGAACACGCTATGTATCGAGTCCCGGCGCTTGAGCGTGCGCGTATCCTGAGCGGTTGGGCGGGTTTGTATGATACTTCGCCGGATCATAACGGTATTATCGGCAAAGTTCCCGAATTAGATAATTTCTACCTTGCCACCGGATTTAGCGGGCACGGCTTCATGCAAAGCCCTGCGGTTGGACTTTCAATTTCCGAACTCATAATTGACGGTGATATCAAAACGGTGGAGGTGGCAGAACTCAATATCGAAAGATTCCGTACCGGAAATTATAATCGGGAAAGAAATGTTCTTTAG